In a single window of the Rhodoferax saidenbachensis genome:
- the purE gene encoding 5-(carboxyamino)imidazole ribonucleotide mutase: protein MKSLQVGVVMGSSSDWDTMQHAVQILQQFGITFEAKVVSAHRMPDDMFAYAESAATRGLQAIIAGAGGAAHLPGMLAAKTTVPVLGVPVQSKALSGVDSLHSIVQMPKGIPVATFAIGAAGAANAALFAVALLANNNAALRAKLEAFRAEQTEAARAMVLPVTGSHA, encoded by the coding sequence ATGAAATCCTTACAAGTCGGCGTCGTCATGGGTTCCAGCTCGGACTGGGACACCATGCAACACGCAGTGCAGATTCTCCAACAGTTTGGCATCACCTTCGAGGCCAAGGTGGTTTCGGCCCACCGCATGCCGGACGATATGTTTGCTTATGCTGAGTCTGCCGCCACGCGCGGCTTGCAGGCCATCATCGCCGGCGCGGGCGGTGCGGCCCACCTGCCGGGCATGCTGGCGGCCAAAACGACGGTGCCGGTGCTGGGTGTTCCGGTGCAGAGCAAGGCGCTGTCCGGGGTGGATTCACTGCACAGCATTGTGCAGATGCCCAAGGGTATTCCGGTGGCGACATTCGCCATCGGCGCTGCCGGTGCGGCCAATGCGGCCTTGTTCGCGGTGGCGCTGCTGGCCAATAACAATGCGGCGCTGCGCGCCAAGCTCGAAGCCTTCCGTGCCGAGCAGACCGAAGCGGCGCGTGCCATGGTGCTGCCCGTCACAGGCAGCCACGCGTGA
- the trxA gene encoding thioredoxin, with product MINVTIENFDAEVVAASHQVPVLVDFWAPWCGPCKVIGPLLEKVETEYNGRFKLVKIDSDQEQQLSQAFGIRSIPTCVLMVNGKPADGFMGAIPESQIKTFLDKHVPSEDALVAEADAEDAQALIAAGDPQAALRKLHEALSINPGNDDARYDYVKLLIENDMLEDAEAALAPALAEIPRQLRFEALGQFLAAIQFVVTDDRGTWAPEQFDALIATNKRDFDTRLAKARVLMVSGDWTGAMDELLEIIMRDKAWNDALPRKTFVAILELLTPPKPKVNPADVGKTAGGIEVVGKVVAEADPQAQLVAAYRRKLSMMLN from the coding sequence ATGATCAACGTCACCATTGAAAACTTCGACGCCGAAGTCGTCGCCGCCTCCCACCAGGTCCCTGTGCTGGTGGACTTTTGGGCGCCCTGGTGCGGCCCTTGCAAGGTCATCGGCCCGCTGCTGGAAAAGGTGGAAACCGAGTACAACGGCCGCTTCAAGCTGGTGAAAATCGACTCCGACCAGGAGCAGCAACTGAGCCAGGCCTTCGGCATCCGCAGCATTCCGACCTGCGTGCTGATGGTCAATGGCAAACCGGCAGACGGCTTCATGGGCGCGATTCCTGAGAGCCAGATCAAGACCTTTCTGGACAAACACGTGCCCAGCGAAGACGCGCTGGTCGCCGAGGCAGATGCCGAAGACGCCCAGGCGCTGATCGCCGCCGGTGACCCGCAGGCCGCGCTGCGCAAGCTGCATGAAGCCCTGTCGATCAACCCCGGCAACGACGATGCACGCTACGACTACGTCAAGCTGCTGATCGAGAACGACATGCTGGAAGACGCCGAGGCCGCGCTGGCCCCGGCATTGGCCGAGATTCCGCGCCAGTTGCGCTTCGAGGCGCTGGGGCAGTTCCTCGCCGCCATTCAATTCGTAGTGACCGACGACCGGGGCACCTGGGCTCCCGAACAATTTGATGCCCTGATTGCCACCAACAAGCGTGACTTTGACACCCGCCTGGCCAAGGCCCGTGTGCTCATGGTCAGCGGTGACTGGACCGGCGCGATGGACGAACTGCTGGAAATCATCATGCGCGACAAGGCCTGGAACGACGCTCTGCCGCGCAAGACCTTTGTCGCGATTCTGGAACTGCTCACCCCCCCAAAACCCAAGGTCAACCCAGCCGATGTGGGCAAGACCGCAGGTGGCATCGAAGTGGTGGGCAAAGTCGTGGCCGAGGCTGATCCCCAAGCCC